A part of Schistosoma mansoni strain Puerto Rico chromosome W, complete genome genomic DNA contains:
- a CDS encoding putative glutamate synthase, with protein MDEKKSKEMLFDPNEEHDACGVGFVVNTKGVRSNKVLKDAKVMLERMDHRGACACDEDTGDGSGVMTSIPYEIYLEYAREANVVLPPLGRFATGIIFIHDRNTAIPDIMKRFSKITKECDLKLLFWRMVDVKKNCIGIVAHSEEPIIVQIENNNEFAVNVKERLNPSIWYVIVDSSTFK; from the exons ATGGATGAAAAGAAATCTAAGGAGATGCTTTTTGATCCGAACGAGGAGCATGACGCTTGCGGTGTGGGCTTCGTTGTTAATACTAAAGGTGTACGCTCAAATAAA GTATTGAAAGATGCCAAAGTCATGCTTGAACGTATGGATCATCGAGGGGCTTGTGCATGTGATGAGGATACTGGGGATGGATCGGGTGTGATGACTTCTATACCATATGAAATATATTTGGAGTACGCGCG TGAGGCAAATGTTGTTTTACCACCACTGGGTCGTTTCGCTACTGGTATCATCTTTATACATGATCGCAATACTGCAATTCCTGATATTATGAAACGGTTTTCAAAAATAACAAAGGAGTGTGACTTAAAA CTTTTATTCTGGCGCATGGTGGATGTGAAGAAAAACTGTATTGGTATAGTAGCGCATTCTGAAGAACCAATTATAGTTCAA attgaaaataataatgaatttgcTGTGAATGTCAAGGAAAGATTAAATCCATCGATATGGTACGTCATAGTCGACAGTTCAACATTCAAATAA